One genomic window of Borreliella burgdorferi B31 includes the following:
- the hflC gene encoding protease modulator HflC has product MKFIINLLLSTIKIITFTVIVCLTILSIFQPIYILKENEISITTRLGKIQRTENLAGLKYKIPLIENVQIFPKIILRWDGEPQRIPTGGEEKQLIWIDTTARWKIADINKFYTTIKTMSRAYVRIDAAIEPAVRGVIAKYPLLEIIRSSNDPIQRLSNGILTPQETKINGIYKITKGRKIIEKEIIRIANNNTKDIGIEIVDVLIRKVTYDPSLIESVNNRMISERQQIAEEQRSIGLAEKTEILGSIEKEKLKILSEAKATAAKIKAEGDREAAKIYSNAYGKNIEFYKFWQALESYKAVLKDKRKIFSTDMDFFQYLHKRN; this is encoded by the coding sequence ATGAAATTTATAATAAATCTTTTATTATCTACTATAAAGATTATAACCTTTACAGTAATAGTTTGCTTGACTATTTTGTCTATTTTCCAGCCAATTTATATTTTGAAAGAAAATGAAATTTCAATAACCACTCGACTTGGAAAAATTCAAAGAACTGAAAATTTAGCTGGACTTAAATATAAAATACCATTAATTGAAAATGTGCAAATATTTCCCAAAATCATTCTTAGATGGGATGGAGAACCTCAAAGAATCCCAACAGGAGGGGAAGAAAAGCAATTAATATGGATTGATACAACTGCTAGATGGAAAATTGCAGACATAAATAAATTTTACACAACAATAAAAACAATGAGTAGAGCTTACGTTAGAATTGATGCAGCAATTGAACCTGCTGTTAGGGGGGTTATTGCAAAATACCCTTTGCTTGAAATTATAAGAAGCTCAAACGATCCTATTCAACGTTTGTCTAATGGAATACTCACCCCACAAGAAACAAAAATTAACGGTATTTATAAAATAACAAAAGGACGAAAGATAATCGAAAAAGAAATAATTCGTATAGCAAACAACAATACCAAAGATATTGGAATTGAAATTGTAGACGTACTAATAAGAAAAGTTACTTATGACCCAAGCCTTATTGAATCTGTAAACAACAGAATGATCTCAGAAAGACAACAAATCGCAGAAGAACAAAGAAGCATAGGATTAGCTGAAAAAACAGAAATTCTTGGAAGCATAGAAAAAGAAAAACTGAAAATATTAAGTGAAGCAAAAGCCACTGCTGCAAAAATAAAAGCCGAAGGGGATAGAGAAGCCGCAAAAATTTATTCAAATGCATATGGCAAAAATATTGAATTTTACAAATTCTGGCAGGCATTAGAAAGCTATAAAGCAGTATTAAAAGATAAAAGAAAAATTTTCTCAACAGACATGGATTTCTTTCAATATCTTCACAAAAGAAATTGA
- the rsmD gene encoding 16S rRNA (guanine(966)-N(2))-methyltransferase RsmD, with translation MFFKIVLKFLFMYVSSGKYKGKKILFPKNGSVRPVMSLVREAFFSIIFKDIVNSKFLDVFAGTGIMSVEALSRGASLAHLVECNRKIKITLVENFSFVEEFYKFFFQRAEDFLSKKDLFYDFIYLDPPFNYKNKINLLEIILKGKILNDKVSIIMHYPSNEDLEINTSKFSVYNLKRYGGSKLIFLKIL, from the coding sequence TTGTTTTTTAAAATTGTTTTAAAATTTTTATTTATGTATGTAAGTTCGGGCAAATATAAAGGTAAAAAGATTTTGTTTCCTAAGAATGGCTCTGTTCGTCCTGTGATGTCTCTTGTTAGAGAAGCCTTTTTTTCTATTATTTTCAAGGATATTGTTAATTCAAAATTTTTGGATGTTTTTGCAGGGACTGGTATAATGTCTGTTGAGGCTCTTAGCAGGGGGGCTAGTCTTGCTCATCTTGTTGAATGTAATAGAAAAATTAAAATTACATTAGTTGAGAATTTTAGTTTTGTTGAGGAATTTTATAAATTCTTTTTTCAAAGAGCAGAGGATTTTTTGAGTAAAAAAGATCTTTTTTATGATTTTATTTATCTTGATCCCCCGTTTAATTATAAAAATAAGATTAATTTGCTTGAGATTATTTTAAAGGGTAAAATTTTAAATGATAAAGTTAGCATCATTATGCATTATCCTTCTAATGAAGATTTGGAGATAAATACATCAAAATTTTCAGTTTATAATTTAAAAAGGTATGGGGGGTCAAAACTTATTTTTTTGAAAATATTGTAG
- a CDS encoding UTP--glucose-1-phosphate uridylyltransferase, whose translation MKGIILAAGYGTRFLPITKTIPKEMLPILNKPAIDYIIQEFIDSGIKDILLISSRRKKVLEDYFDREIELENIFLKENKKDELEKIRSKKINISFIRQKEMLGTGNALLYAKPWINREPVVVAYPDDLCIGNPPLSLQLIKLYEKTGKNIISIIENPENINRYGVIDLYKDEIHVKNIIEKPKIGSEPSNKASIGRFLYNYEFFEHLEEGFKLHKKGEYYHIYALKKLMDQKKVLYKNIEGKRIDIGTLEGYLEAIINSAKKDKKLMGIIKKGINEND comes from the coding sequence ATGAAAGGCATTATTCTGGCAGCTGGGTATGGAACAAGATTTTTACCAATAACAAAAACAATTCCAAAAGAAATGCTACCAATTTTAAACAAGCCAGCCATAGATTATATTATTCAAGAATTTATCGATTCAGGAATAAAAGATATTTTATTAATAAGCTCAAGAAGAAAAAAAGTTCTTGAAGATTATTTTGACAGAGAAATTGAACTTGAAAATATTTTTTTAAAAGAAAATAAAAAAGATGAATTAGAAAAGATTAGAAGCAAAAAAATCAACATAAGCTTCATAAGACAAAAAGAAATGCTAGGCACAGGAAATGCCCTACTTTATGCAAAACCCTGGATAAATAGAGAGCCTGTAGTTGTAGCTTACCCTGACGATCTTTGCATTGGAAATCCACCATTAAGCTTGCAATTGATCAAACTTTATGAAAAAACTGGAAAGAACATAATATCTATCATTGAAAATCCAGAAAATATAAATAGATACGGAGTAATAGATCTCTACAAAGACGAAATCCATGTAAAAAACATTATTGAAAAACCAAAGATTGGAAGTGAGCCTAGCAATAAAGCATCTATTGGAAGATTTTTGTACAATTATGAGTTTTTTGAACATTTAGAAGAAGGATTCAAACTACATAAAAAAGGTGAATACTATCACATTTATGCTTTAAAAAAGCTAATGGATCAAAAAAAAGTATTATATAAAAACATTGAAGGGAAAAGAATTGACATAGGAACTCTTGAGGGTTATCTAGAGGCAATAATAAATTCTGCCAAAAAAGATAAAAAATTAATGGGAATTATCAAAAAAGGAATAAATGAAAACGATTAA